In Halobacillus amylolyticus, the following proteins share a genomic window:
- a CDS encoding ABC transporter ATP-binding protein — translation MDSLLANDLTLGYGDQVIIDSLDIKIPKGEVTVLIGGNGCGKSTLLRSLARLLKPKSGQVVLDSSDISKMRTKDVAKKMAILPQSPTTPEGLSVYQLVKQGRYPYQSWAKRWAQEDEEAVNKALTDTNLLELKHRSVDSLSGGQRQRAWIAMTLAQDTDLLLLDEPTTYLDMSHQIDILDLLFDLNKDNGRTVVMVLHDINLACRYADHIVAVKDKTVYAQGKPEDVINCDLMQHVFEMTCDVREDPIFGTPMCIPHGKGRCLIKQAQAEAQEQTVQRQTV, via the coding sequence ATGGATTCACTGTTGGCAAACGATCTGACACTAGGGTATGGAGATCAAGTGATCATAGATTCTTTAGACATAAAGATTCCTAAAGGTGAGGTAACTGTATTAATCGGCGGAAATGGCTGTGGAAAATCCACATTGCTTCGTTCTTTAGCACGACTATTAAAGCCTAAATCGGGGCAAGTTGTGCTTGATAGCTCGGATATATCAAAGATGCGCACAAAAGATGTAGCTAAGAAAATGGCAATTTTGCCCCAAAGCCCGACAACGCCTGAAGGGTTAAGTGTTTATCAGCTCGTGAAGCAAGGACGTTATCCTTACCAAAGCTGGGCAAAACGCTGGGCGCAAGAAGATGAGGAAGCCGTTAATAAAGCACTTACAGATACCAACTTATTAGAATTGAAACACCGGTCAGTGGACTCGTTATCCGGCGGCCAACGTCAGCGTGCATGGATTGCGATGACTCTAGCACAGGATACCGATTTACTATTATTAGATGAGCCGACGACTTACTTGGATATGTCACATCAAATCGATATACTCGATTTACTTTTTGATCTTAACAAGGATAATGGACGTACAGTTGTAATGGTTCTGCATGATATTAACCTTGCCTGTCGATACGCTGATCACATTGTCGCTGTAAAAGATAAAACAGTCTATGCACAGGGCAAACCTGAAGATGTAATTAACTGTGATTTAATGCAGCATGTCTTTGAAATGACATGTGATGTTCGGGAAGATCCTATTTTCGGTACGCCCATGTGCATCCCCCATGGCAAAGGACGCTGCTTAATTAAGCAAGCGCAAGCAGAAGCACAAGAACAGACAGTTCAGAGACAGACGGTTTAA
- a CDS encoding PDZ domain-containing protein, with the protein MACFDHRWVALILNSDWRGIVFNYPFLLLLSVVTVILSLTLKLTWLSAAYTFGLTYLLLLVAPYIPAGVLPDDWLVVLENTSLTGVALTMSVLLIIEGVILAKTSSRRTFPERVKGNRGKMVGQHRVKKLVLIPMVGLLPGGMIEPLAPWWPLFSIGENSYGFILVPLLLGWEWVARAQTPKLVAMKIGRQTVAIAILSFVLSVVGLYVPILSLAAVAVSLLGREVIYAVHRIRENRQPFFTADHRGVRILGTIPGSPADEMDLLPGELIVRVNSIPVTSVEEFYEALQTTGAFSKIEVRDFRGENRFTQRAMYEGEHHELGILFVQEAVREQIAE; encoded by the coding sequence ATGGCGTGTTTCGATCATCGGTGGGTTGCTCTTATCCTTAATAGCGATTGGCGGGGGATCGTTTTCAACTACCCCTTCTTACTTCTATTAAGTGTAGTGACTGTTATTTTAAGTCTTACATTAAAACTGACTTGGCTATCGGCTGCCTATACATTCGGTTTGACGTACTTGTTGCTTCTAGTGGCTCCATACATACCTGCTGGCGTTCTTCCTGATGATTGGCTTGTTGTTCTAGAAAACACTTCTCTCACAGGTGTTGCGCTGACAATGAGTGTACTATTAATCATCGAGGGTGTGATTTTGGCGAAAACCTCTTCGAGAAGAACCTTTCCTGAACGCGTCAAAGGCAATCGTGGTAAGATGGTTGGTCAACATCGAGTGAAGAAGCTTGTCCTCATTCCAATGGTAGGTCTTCTTCCAGGTGGAATGATTGAACCTTTGGCCCCATGGTGGCCGCTATTTTCAATTGGTGAAAACAGCTATGGTTTTATACTTGTGCCTTTATTATTAGGATGGGAATGGGTTGCCCGTGCGCAAACACCGAAGTTGGTAGCCATGAAGATAGGACGTCAAACAGTGGCTATTGCTATCCTATCTTTCGTGTTATCTGTTGTGGGCTTATATGTGCCTATTCTGTCTCTTGCAGCGGTGGCAGTAAGTTTGTTAGGAAGAGAAGTGATCTACGCAGTCCACCGGATACGTGAGAATCGTCAACCGTTTTTCACAGCAGATCATAGAGGGGTAAGGATTCTTGGGACGATACCAGGAAGTCCGGCTGATGAGATGGATTTGCTGCCAGGGGAGTTGATTGTGAGGGTGAATTCTATTCCTGTTACGTCTGTCGAAGAATTTTACGAAGCCTTACAAACGACTGGAGCATTTAGTAAAATTGAAGTGAGAGACTTTAGAGGAGAAAATCGTTTTACACAACGTGCCATGTATGAAGGCGAGCATCATGAGCTCGGAATCTTATTTGTTCAGGAGGCTGTTCGTGAACAAATCGCGGAATAA
- a CDS encoding diguanylate cyclase domain-containing protein — translation MLDDQTRVTHIVVVCRDITGQINYEEMLKRYAFYDYLTELPNRRKFEDCLTETLVQSREGRGLFALLYLDGDSFKQINDELGHDKGDAFLKLIGRRLTHWGIARLSLQGSVGTSLLFYLRI, via the coding sequence GTGTTAGATGATCAAACTAGGGTGACTCACATTGTTGTAGTTTGTCGAGACATCACTGGACAAATCAATTATGAAGAGATGCTGAAGAGATATGCCTTCTATGACTATTTGACAGAGTTACCGAATCGCCGAAAGTTTGAAGATTGTTTAACGGAAACTTTGGTACAATCGAGAGAAGGTCGTGGTCTGTTTGCGCTTCTTTATTTGGACGGCGATAGTTTTAAACAGATCAATGATGAGCTTGGTCACGATAAAGGGGATGCTTTTCTAAAATTAATAGGCAGGCGGCTGACCCATTGGGGGATAGCAAGGCTGTCATTGCAAGGATCGGTGGGGACGAGTTTGCTATTTTACTTAAGGATTTAG
- a CDS encoding diguanylate cyclase domain-containing protein, with amino-acid sequence MGDSKAVIARIGGDEFAILLKDLDGIEEARKKAEDLLIKLREPYQVSEHIVYSSFSIGVSFYPFDADTKEELFHRSDQALYYGKQQGKDTIFFYQDIN; translated from the coding sequence TTGGGGGATAGCAAGGCTGTCATTGCAAGGATCGGTGGGGACGAGTTTGCTATTTTACTTAAGGATTTAGATGGTATTGAGGAAGCAAGGAAGAAGGCAGAGGATTTGCTTATTAAACTTAGAGAACCCTATCAAGTTAGTGAACATATCGTTTATTCTTCATTTTCTATTGGTGTATCCTTTTATCCGTTCGATGCCGATACGAAAGAAGAACTATTTCACAGGTCTGACCAGGCGTTATATTATGGGAAACAACAAGGTAAGGACACGATATTTTTTTATCAAGATATTAACTGA
- a CDS encoding NAD(P)H-dependent flavin oxidoreductase produces the protein MWNQTKLTEALGIEFPIIQAGMAGGITTSDLVASVSNTGALGTLGAGYMDPVEMQAVIQGIKQKTTHPFAVNVFIPETPKHIPNQVEKANTLLQPYFNDLDIKANSGEITRVFEQQIDTIIEEQVPICSFTFGIPSKTVIDKLKEHDILLIGTATTVKEAILNEEAGMDAVVAQGSEAGGHRGTFDRPFECSMIGTMSLVPQTVDHVSIPVIAAGGIMDARGVTAALMLGAQGVQMGTAFVTSEESGAKGHHKEALLANTEDATTVTTAFSGKPARGIDNRFIQEMRKHESILPDYPIQNTLTKGIRKAAAEQNKPHYMSLWSGQSPRLSQKASVADILSSTIKDIETILKKFNNH, from the coding sequence ATGTGGAACCAAACGAAATTAACCGAAGCGTTAGGCATTGAATTTCCAATTATCCAAGCAGGCATGGCAGGCGGGATCACTACATCAGATCTTGTAGCCTCTGTTTCAAATACCGGTGCATTAGGAACGCTAGGTGCTGGGTATATGGATCCTGTCGAAATGCAAGCAGTCATTCAAGGGATTAAACAAAAGACTACGCATCCATTTGCAGTAAATGTATTTATCCCTGAAACACCAAAACATATCCCAAACCAAGTTGAGAAAGCCAACACGCTGTTACAGCCTTACTTCAATGATTTGGATATAAAAGCAAACAGTGGTGAGATCACCCGTGTATTTGAACAGCAAATCGATACCATCATTGAAGAACAAGTGCCGATTTGCAGCTTTACGTTCGGAATTCCATCCAAAACCGTGATAGACAAACTAAAAGAACATGATATTTTGTTAATTGGCACAGCAACTACCGTAAAAGAAGCGATTCTTAATGAAGAAGCGGGAATGGATGCAGTGGTTGCCCAAGGAAGTGAAGCGGGAGGACATCGCGGTACGTTCGACCGTCCATTTGAATGCTCTATGATCGGAACGATGTCGCTCGTCCCGCAGACGGTGGATCACGTGTCTATTCCTGTCATTGCTGCCGGCGGGATAATGGATGCCCGGGGCGTTACCGCTGCACTTATGCTAGGAGCCCAGGGAGTGCAGATGGGAACTGCTTTTGTTACAAGTGAAGAAAGCGGGGCTAAAGGACACCACAAAGAAGCGCTCCTTGCTAATACGGAAGACGCTACTACAGTGACCACAGCATTTAGCGGAAAACCAGCTAGAGGGATCGATAACCGGTTCATTCAGGAAATGCGCAAGCACGAAAGTATTTTGCCAGACTATCCCATTCAGAACACATTAACAAAAGGAATAAGAAAGGCTGCTGCTGAACAAAACAAACCTCACTATATGTCACTCTGGTCTGGTCAAAGTCCACGACTCAGCCAGAAAGCATCTGTAGCCGATATTTTATCAAGTACCATAAAAGATATAGAAACGATTCTCAAAAAGTTTAACAACCATTGA
- a CDS encoding D-alanyl-D-alanine carboxypeptidase family protein — MKKMLLIITTLLTIYSLLVPTVFAKSDPSPPTLLSEAAIVIDAKSGEVLYEKNGKTQKYPASLTKIATAIYAIETADLDEVVTVSKNARHTEGTRVYLEEGEQVPLKKLLQGLLINSGNDAGVAIAEHLSGSVDQFASEINSYLKNEIGVKNTHFKNPHGLFNPEHVTTAEDLAAITQYAMKNEVFRNIFGTKKLEWNGDAWDTTLFSHHKLMRQKPYEEIVTGGKTGYVDQSGFTLATTAEKENISLIIITLNSDTQRGAYNDTMKLLEYGLENFETSSIPKGKTFMAEGTEYITSEKLYFTHPLNELTNKQVKEDGSLQIIDRNGENLASFQLEENNDKEKAGQAGNADSDDSGLPMENHLPNLFISIGLSIVDLFYKYT; from the coding sequence ATGAAAAAAATGCTACTGATCATAACAACTTTACTAACTATCTATTCGTTATTGGTTCCAACCGTATTTGCTAAATCGGATCCATCTCCCCCAACCCTATTAAGCGAAGCGGCTATTGTTATTGATGCCAAATCAGGTGAAGTACTTTATGAGAAGAATGGGAAGACACAGAAGTATCCTGCCAGTCTAACTAAAATTGCAACTGCCATTTACGCGATAGAAACTGCTGACTTAGATGAGGTAGTGACAGTCAGTAAAAATGCAAGGCATACGGAGGGGACAAGGGTCTATCTGGAAGAAGGAGAACAAGTGCCCCTGAAGAAACTCCTTCAAGGGTTGTTGATTAATTCAGGTAATGACGCAGGTGTAGCGATAGCTGAACACCTAAGTGGTAGTGTGGATCAGTTTGCTTCTGAAATAAATAGTTATTTAAAGAATGAAATCGGTGTAAAAAATACTCATTTCAAAAATCCACATGGCCTTTTTAACCCTGAACACGTAACGACAGCAGAGGACTTAGCAGCAATTACACAGTATGCTATGAAGAATGAAGTGTTTAGAAATATATTTGGCACCAAAAAGCTTGAATGGAATGGTGATGCCTGGGATACCACCCTTTTTTCACATCACAAACTTATGAGGCAGAAACCATATGAAGAAATCGTCACTGGTGGGAAAACCGGTTATGTGGATCAGTCGGGGTTTACTTTGGCAACCACGGCAGAGAAAGAAAACATTAGTTTAATTATCATCACCTTGAATAGTGATACCCAACGAGGAGCATATAACGACACAATGAAGTTATTGGAGTATGGGTTGGAAAATTTCGAGACTTCCAGTATTCCAAAAGGGAAGACATTTATGGCTGAGGGAACAGAGTATATTACTTCAGAAAAGTTATACTTTACTCATCCATTAAATGAGCTAACAAATAAGCAAGTCAAAGAAGACGGCAGCTTGCAAATTATCGATCGAAATGGTGAAAATTTAGCTTCTTTTCAACTAGAAGAAAATAATGATAAAGAAAAGGCTGGACAAGCAGGAAATGCGGACTCTGATGATTCTGGATTACCAATGGAGAACCACCTTCCCAATCTATTCATCAGTATTGGTTTAAGTATTGTTGATTTGTTTTATAAATACACGTGA
- a CDS encoding murein hydrolase activator EnvC family protein, which yields MKKINTAMLAILFVAGSLLSSAGSVAANSELDNVKDKLNDLQDEQGSVNEQQGNVSEKKAETQDEISENEEEQSETESQIASIDKELSETQEKLRVKEDEIRKNEEAIRKNEAEIKKLEEEIKVLKKRIEKREELLTERLRAMQQSGGDIKYLEVLMGSQNFGDFIDRASAVTTIMDQDKDIMDTHMAEKKLLEEKKVEVEERKQELEKQEQELEKQKQELEAIKQELDGKLAEKEELMADLELQHDQLHKHKMNLEEEQSILSNQEATIQQAIENAKSEQSQIQAEIERQQELERQREAAAAKEKEAQASSSNSGSVSASASSSPAPEPAPAPAPVVSSSNFIRPASGPVTSGYGPRGGGHHPGIDIGGNGRPIVAAASGTVLKSYYSSSYGNVVFLTHYIDGQVYTTVYAHMQNRNVSTGQSVSKGTQLGLMGSTGQSTGPHLHFEIHQGAWNVSKSNAINPRNYINF from the coding sequence ATGAAAAAGATAAATACAGCAATGCTTGCGATTTTATTCGTAGCTGGATCTCTACTATCTTCCGCGGGAAGTGTGGCGGCCAATTCGGAACTAGATAATGTAAAAGATAAGTTAAATGACTTACAAGATGAACAAGGCAGTGTAAATGAACAACAAGGTAATGTTTCAGAGAAGAAAGCAGAGACTCAAGATGAAATTTCGGAGAACGAAGAAGAGCAATCTGAAACAGAATCTCAAATAGCCTCAATTGATAAAGAACTGTCGGAAACTCAAGAAAAACTTCGCGTTAAAGAAGACGAGATACGAAAGAATGAAGAAGCAATTAGGAAAAATGAAGCTGAGATCAAAAAGCTTGAAGAAGAAATTAAAGTACTCAAGAAACGTATTGAGAAAAGGGAAGAACTATTAACAGAACGTTTACGTGCGATGCAGCAAAGCGGTGGAGATATTAAATATTTAGAAGTATTAATGGGCTCCCAAAACTTTGGGGATTTCATTGATCGTGCATCTGCCGTAACGACGATTATGGACCAGGATAAAGATATTATGGATACCCATATGGCTGAGAAAAAACTCTTAGAAGAAAAGAAAGTTGAAGTAGAAGAAAGAAAGCAAGAATTAGAGAAACAAGAGCAAGAATTAGAGAAACAAAAACAGGAATTAGAAGCTATTAAACAAGAACTTGATGGGAAGTTAGCAGAAAAAGAAGAGCTGATGGCTGATCTTGAACTTCAGCATGACCAGCTTCACAAACATAAAATGAATCTAGAAGAGGAACAATCTATCCTGAGTAATCAGGAAGCAACGATTCAACAAGCCATTGAAAATGCAAAAAGTGAACAATCGCAAATCCAAGCGGAGATTGAAAGGCAACAAGAGCTTGAAAGACAAAGAGAAGCTGCTGCGGCTAAAGAAAAAGAAGCACAGGCTAGCAGTTCCAACTCAGGCAGTGTGAGTGCAAGTGCCAGCAGTTCCCCTGCTCCGGAACCAGCACCAGCGCCAGCGCCAGTTGTTTCAAGTAGTAATTTCATACGCCCAGCAAGCGGTCCTGTTACTTCTGGATATGGTCCTCGCGGTGGGGGGCATCATCCAGGAATTGACATCGGAGGTAATGGAAGACCTATTGTGGCGGCTGCTTCCGGTACAGTGTTAAAATCCTATTATTCTAGTAGTTATGGGAATGTTGTTTTCCTTACACACTATATTGATGGACAAGTTTACACGACCGTTTATGCTCATATGCAAAATCGAAATGTAAGTACAGGTCAATCCGTGAGTAAAGGAACTCAACTTGGTCTAATGGGAAGCACAGGCCAATCCACGGGTCCGCATCTTCATTTCGAAATACATCAAGGAGCCTGGAATGTATCAAAAAGTAATGCTATTAATCCTAGAAACTATATAAACTTTTAG
- a CDS encoding S41 family peptidase translates to MNVKARYAAIVVVLAVLIGAAGSYIGMQYFGVGKESPTERLANASQGAENFGSLSEEEQKEFIENMAGSTNLKKVEQAYGVIKDNALKDVDQQKLVEGAIQGMLDTLEDPYSVYMDKETMDQFSQTIESSFQGIGAEVSMVNDKVTIVAPIKGSPAEEAGLKPNDQILQVDGESLEGLDLYEAVLKIRGEKGSEVTLKVDRPGASEPLSIDIVRDDIPLETVYTDTKTINGKKAGVIEITSFSEKTAEDFKKALKKFENDGMDGLVIDVRGNPGGLFADVQEILKQFIPKDQPIVQVEDSNGEVSRYFSDIESKKDYPITVLMNEGSASASEILAATMHEAGGYELVGTKSFGKGTVQQTIPMGDGSTIKLTLFKWLTPEGNWIHEKGVKPTVKVKQPDYFYTNPVEIKEPLTFDSNGEKIKSIQELLKGLGYTPGRTDGYFSEKTKAAVEKFQSDHQLNVTGKVDAETAGKMEELIVKKIRDEENDRQMQKALEVLFQ, encoded by the coding sequence ATGAATGTGAAAGCGCGTTACGCCGCGATTGTAGTGGTGCTTGCCGTTCTTATAGGTGCCGCGGGCTCGTATATAGGAATGCAATATTTTGGAGTAGGCAAAGAAAGCCCAACAGAGCGGCTGGCCAACGCTAGCCAGGGTGCGGAGAACTTTGGCAGTCTTTCTGAAGAAGAACAAAAAGAATTCATTGAAAATATGGCTGGCAGTACAAATTTAAAAAAGGTAGAGCAAGCGTACGGTGTCATTAAGGATAATGCTTTAAAAGATGTAGACCAGCAAAAGCTGGTTGAAGGAGCTATCCAAGGGATGCTTGATACATTAGAGGATCCATACAGTGTTTATATGGATAAGGAAACGATGGATCAATTCAGTCAAACGATCGAATCATCCTTTCAGGGAATTGGGGCGGAAGTGAGCATGGTCAACGATAAAGTGACCATTGTAGCACCGATTAAGGGATCCCCTGCTGAAGAAGCGGGACTTAAGCCAAATGATCAAATCCTTCAGGTGGATGGTGAAAGTTTGGAAGGCCTTGATTTGTATGAGGCTGTCTTAAAAATTCGCGGTGAAAAAGGATCTGAGGTCACACTTAAAGTGGACCGTCCGGGTGCAAGCGAACCGTTGAGTATCGATATCGTTCGTGATGATATCCCTCTAGAAACCGTCTATACAGATACGAAAACGATAAACGGCAAAAAGGCTGGAGTCATTGAAATTACCTCTTTCTCTGAAAAAACAGCAGAGGATTTTAAGAAGGCACTTAAGAAATTTGAGAATGACGGAATGGATGGGCTTGTCATTGATGTCCGAGGCAATCCTGGTGGTTTATTTGCAGATGTACAGGAAATTTTAAAACAGTTCATTCCGAAAGATCAACCGATCGTTCAAGTAGAGGATAGCAATGGAGAGGTTTCTCGTTATTTCTCAGATATTGAGTCTAAGAAAGATTATCCGATTACTGTCTTAATGAACGAGGGTAGTGCATCTGCATCAGAAATTCTGGCTGCTACCATGCATGAAGCTGGAGGCTATGAACTTGTCGGAACGAAGAGCTTCGGGAAAGGGACCGTGCAGCAGACCATTCCGATGGGTGATGGCAGTACGATCAAGCTGACACTTTTCAAATGGTTGACACCTGAAGGAAACTGGATTCATGAAAAAGGGGTTAAACCGACCGTCAAAGTGAAGCAGCCTGATTATTTCTATACAAATCCAGTCGAAATCAAAGAACCACTCACTTTTGATAGCAATGGTGAGAAGATTAAAAGTATCCAAGAGTTGTTAAAAGGATTAGGCTATACTCCTGGACGGACAGACGGATATTTCAGTGAGAAAACGAAAGCAGCTGTGGAGAAGTTCCAGTCTGATCATCAGCTGAACGTAACAGGGAAAGTTGATGCAGAAACGGCTGGGAAAATGGAAGAGCTGATCGTTAAAAAAATACGGGATGAAGAAAATGACCGTCAGATGCAAAAAGCTCTTGAGGTTCTGTTTCAATAA
- the ftsX gene encoding permease-like cell division protein FtsX, producing MKLRTLGRHTREGSKSVWRNGWMTVSAIGAVTTTLLLVGVFLALMLNLNEIASNVEEDVEVKVLLELTASEEQIANLREQIEDIPEVGTINFSSKEEELNQLIDSLGDQGQAFELFKQSNPLNNAFVIKPKDPIDAVDIAEEIEQMEYVYQVDYGEEVVQQIFQFNQYARTIGLALIIGLVFTAIFLISNTIKITIIARRREIGIMKLVGATNSFIRWPFFIEGLLLGVLGSIIPIAAVVTGYYYLYYNLRDKIQFEFIELLPFYPFALQLSGIILAIGAFIGVWGSVMSVRKFLKV from the coding sequence ATGAAACTTAGAACCCTCGGCAGACACACACGTGAAGGAAGTAAAAGCGTTTGGCGTAACGGATGGATGACGGTTTCCGCGATTGGAGCTGTGACGACAACACTGTTGTTGGTCGGTGTATTCTTAGCGCTCATGCTTAACTTAAACGAAATCGCTTCAAATGTTGAAGAGGATGTAGAGGTTAAAGTTTTGCTTGAGCTGACGGCTTCAGAAGAACAAATTGCTAATCTAAGAGAGCAAATAGAAGACATCCCTGAAGTTGGCACAATTAATTTTTCCTCAAAAGAAGAAGAATTAAACCAATTGATTGATAGTCTTGGTGATCAAGGTCAGGCTTTTGAACTATTTAAACAAAGTAATCCATTAAATAATGCGTTTGTTATTAAACCGAAGGATCCTATTGATGCGGTTGATATAGCAGAGGAAATAGAACAGATGGAGTACGTGTACCAGGTAGATTATGGGGAAGAAGTCGTTCAGCAAATTTTCCAGTTTAACCAATACGCAAGAACAATTGGACTGGCATTAATTATTGGACTCGTCTTTACAGCTATCTTCCTTATTTCAAATACGATCAAAATTACAATTATCGCTCGACGCAGGGAAATTGGAATTATGAAACTTGTCGGGGCAACGAATTCATTTATCCGGTGGCCATTTTTCATTGAAGGGCTGCTGTTAGGGGTTCTTGGTTCTATCATTCCGATAGCTGCCGTCGTTACAGGTTACTATTATCTTTATTACAACCTGCGAGATAAGATTCAATTTGAATTTATTGAATTGCTGCCATTTTATCCATTTGCCTTGCAGTTATCGGGAATTATTTTGGCAATTGGAGCTTTTATTGGTGTTTGGGGAAGCGTAATGAGCGTTCGTAAATTCTTAAAAGTATAG
- a CDS encoding PAS domain S-box protein, translated as MKFIEGLHKGNSLQKAVFQAPDRHVLRILMEGMSDFVFLMEVIDYDMYKYLYINHTSEQCYQLDRSNWEGKLIEDMLEPENASYIKSHYNQVVETAAPVTYRDTVDINGYEFAGQTLLTPFRDETGKVVQILAITRDITELAKKEQELDTVNAVYRSLLKNTADAILIVNLDGEVLESNLAFEKLYGFTKEELKEDRFPFVPFSLKSEADELIEKAVRKKHISAYETKRRHKNGVWIDVSVSVSPIYGNDGDVIGVSSVVRNISEQKVMNQKLKAIHSRYQSLFEFNPYPVVTLTLRGTITKANPAMLQMPNFEEEELLHSSFTKWIHEEDIDHVHQHIRGSFSGKKIWFQTRLIARRAERIVNVFLTPILTGQRKAGMYAILEDITEKEVTMRALKQSEAKFKLIADHSQDLISVFSPYGKLMYGSPSHVDFFGFDPVDADVDKIATVVHPKEMDQLVESFCSLL; from the coding sequence ATGAAATTCATCGAAGGGTTACATAAGGGGAACAGCCTGCAAAAAGCAGTGTTTCAAGCACCAGATAGGCATGTCCTCCGTATCCTTATGGAGGGGATGTCCGATTTTGTGTTCCTCATGGAAGTCATTGATTACGATATGTATAAATATTTATATATAAATCATACGTCTGAACAGTGTTATCAGCTGGACCGCTCGAATTGGGAGGGGAAGCTGATAGAAGATATGCTTGAACCTGAGAATGCGTCGTACATAAAAAGCCATTATAATCAAGTTGTTGAGACAGCTGCACCTGTTACGTATAGAGATACAGTAGATATTAATGGGTATGAATTTGCCGGGCAGACCTTACTGACGCCATTTAGGGACGAAACAGGCAAGGTCGTCCAAATATTAGCGATCACAAGAGATATTACTGAACTTGCTAAAAAGGAGCAAGAACTTGATACAGTTAATGCTGTCTATCGTTCTTTACTAAAAAATACAGCAGATGCGATTCTTATTGTAAATCTTGACGGGGAAGTCTTAGAGTCCAATCTAGCTTTCGAAAAATTGTACGGATTTACAAAGGAAGAATTAAAGGAAGACCGCTTTCCTTTTGTTCCCTTTTCCTTGAAGTCGGAAGCAGATGAACTAATTGAAAAAGCAGTCCGGAAAAAGCATATCTCCGCTTATGAAACGAAACGTCGTCATAAAAATGGAGTCTGGATCGATGTCTCAGTGAGCGTTTCACCTATATATGGGAACGATGGAGACGTCATAGGAGTTAGTTCGGTCGTAAGAAACATTAGTGAACAAAAGGTCATGAATCAGAAGTTAAAAGCGATTCATTCTCGGTATCAATCCTTGTTTGAATTTAACCCATACCCTGTCGTCACATTAACATTAAGAGGAACAATTACAAAGGCCAATCCAGCTATGCTCCAAATGCCCAACTTCGAGGAAGAAGAACTTCTGCATTCCTCTTTTACAAAATGGATCCACGAGGAAGACATAGATCATGTCCATCAGCATATACGAGGAAGCTTCTCTGGAAAGAAAATATGGTTTCAAACCCGGTTGATCGCAAGGAGGGCTGAAAGGATTGTAAACGTATTCCTGACTCCGATTTTAACGGGACAGCGAAAAGCGGGTATGTATGCCATTTTGGAAGATATTACTGAAAAAGAGGTAACAATGAGAGCATTAAAACAAAGTGAGGCTAAGTTTAAGCTGATTGCCGATCATTCACAAGACCTTATTTCTGTCTTTAGCCCTTATGGAAAACTTATGTATGGGTCCCCCTCGCATGTGGACTTTTTTGGCTTTGACCCTGTTGATGCTGATGTTGATAAAATAGCGACAGTTGTCCATCCAAAAGAAATGGATCAATTAGTTGAAAGTTTTTGTTCATTGTTATAG